The Streptomyces capitiformicae genome contains the following window.
AGCGGCGAGGACGGCAGCAGACCGACGCCCAGGTCCAGCGCGGCGGGCAGCACCTCGCGCTCGACGCCGCGCTGCAGCAGGGAGTACTCCATCTGCGTACTGGCCAGGCGGGTGCGTATCCCTGGCGCCGAGAGCTGCCAGGTGGCCGCCTTCGCGAGCTGCCAGCCGCAGAAGTTGGAGACGCCGGCGTAACGCGCGCGGCCGCTGCTGACGGCCAGGTCGAGGGCCTGCAGCGTTTCGTCCAGCGGGGTTTCGGGATCGAAGGCGTGGATGTGCCAGAGGTCCACGTAGTCCGTGCCGAGGCGGGCGAGGGAGGCGTCCAGGGCGGCTAGGAGATGGCCGCGGGAGCCGTCGAAGCGGCGGTCGGGGTCCGGGACGCTGCCGGCCTTGGTGGAGATGACCAGGTCGCGGCGGGGCACGAGACCGTCCATCAACTGCCCGAGCAGATACTCGGCCTCCCCGTCGCCGTACACGTCCGCCGTGTCGACGAGGGTGCCGCCCGCCTCCCAGAACACCTTCAACATGTCCGCGGCGTCGTGCTCGTCCGTGTCGCGGCCCCACGTCAGGGTGCCGAGCCCGATCCGGGACACACGCAGGCCGGTACGGCCGAGATGCCTCTGCTCCATGAACGCCGACATTACTGTCCAGAGTTCGCCACGGGGGTGCCTGTGGATAACCGATTTCTGCGGTCAGTGAGTACGTGCGGGGCGCTCATGGTCGATCGCCCACTCACCCGCGGTCGCCCGACCACCGCACCACCCGAGCTCCAAGGCGGCGGTCTGCCGGTAGGGTCGGCCACACAAGGGACGTTACTGATCGGTAAGGGGAAGGCTGGTCTATATGAAGCTCGGGATCAACCTCGGGTACTGGGGTGCCGGAATGGACGGGGACAATCTGGCCGTGGCCCAGGAGGCCGACCGGCTGGGATACGCCGTGTGCTGGGCCGCGGAGGCGTACGGCTCGGACGCGGCGACCGTGCTCAGCTGGGTCGCCGCCAAGACCGAGCGCATCGACGTGGGTTCGGCCATCTTCCAGATCCCGGCCCGCCAGCCCGCGATGACCGCCATGACCGCCGCGACGCTGGACTCGCTCTCCGGCGGCCGCTTCCGGCTCGGCCTCGGCGTCTCGGGGCCGCAGGTCTCCGAGGGCTGGTACGGGGTCAAGTTCGACAAGCCGCTCGCCCGCACCCGCGAGTACGTCGAGATCGTCCGCAAGGCGATGACCAGGGAACGGCTGTCGCACGACGGCGAGCACTGGACGCTGCCGCTGCCCGGCGGGCCCGGCAAGCCGCTGAAGCTCACCGTGCACCCCACCCGCGAGCACATCCCGCTGTACATCGCGGCGATCGGCCCGAAGAACCTGGAGCAGACCGGCGAGATCGCCGACGGCGCCCTGCTCATCTTCCCCTCCGCCGAGCACCTCGAAGACACCGCGATCAAGTACCTCCGCGTCGGCCGCGAGAAAGCCGGCAAGACCCTCGACGGCTTCGACGTCTGCCCGACGCTGCCGCTCGCCGTCGGCGACGACAAGGACGTCACGACGCTCGCCGACACTTTCCGGCCGTACACCGCGCTGTACGTCGGCGGCATGGGCAGCCGCAAGCAGAACTTCTACAACCAGCTCGCCCAGCGCATGGGCTACGAGAAGGAGGCCGCCGAGATCCAGGACAAGTACCTGGCCGGTGACAAGGCCGGGGCCGCGGCCGCCATCCCGCACGAGCTGATCGACCAGACGACGCTGCTCGGTTCCGTGGAGCGCATCGCCGACCGGATGAAGGCGTACGCCGAGGCCGGTGTCACCACCCTCACGCTGGCCCCGGCCGGCTTCACGCTGGAGGAGCGGGTCGCCTCGCTCCGGGCCGGTTCCGAGGCCCTGGAGCGGGCCGGACTCGCGTAACGGGACGGCACAGGCCCTGCGGGATCCGGCGAAGCAGGGCCTGTCGTCAAATTCCCGTCTGCCCCGCGACGCCTGGCATGCTCCCCCACTCTCGGCTTCTCCTTCATTCTCGGCTTCTCCCCCACTCTCGGCTTCGCTCGAGCGGGAGGGGCCCCATGAGCGGGAGGGGCCCCACCGCCGCACCGGGCGAAAGCCCAAGTACATCCAGTCCATCTACGGGGCCTTCCGCCCGGCACGCCGAGAGCACGCACCAGACGCCGCGGGGCCGCCCTTCGGGCGACGACGGGAATTTGACGACAGGCCCTACGGCCGTGGTGGGGGCTCGGGGGTCTTCCCCGCCACGGCCGTCACGGGGGACAACGCGGCACCGGCCCGTTCGGTTACGCGCCCGCGGAGCCCGCCGTCCTTCGTTTGGCGGATTTGTCCGACACAGCTGTTGCCGGGCTCCTGGCACCCCATTTGACTCGTTTTGCAGGGTCCTGCAGAGAGGTGCCTCACATGCTTTCGGCCAAGAGTCTGTTCCAGGAAATCGTCGACAACGACGAGTCGTTCCGACTGTTCTGCTCCATCGCCGCCAGCGGGGAGAAACAGGGCGGCTGGGAGAACGCGCGCATCGCCGCGCTCGTCCCGCAGAGCGAGCGCGCACTCGCGCCCAAGATCACCCGGCACGGCGCCGACGAGGACAAACACGGGCGGATCTTCAACGCCCTCATGAAGAAGCGTGGCCTCCAGCCCATGGAGGTCCCGCCCGAGACCGACTACACCATGCTCCTGGAGCGCCACGGCATCGGCCTCGCACACGACAAGCTGAAGGCCGACCAGCCGCTCACGGTGCGGGACATCATCGTCTACCTGTCCCACAGCCGGGTCACCGAACAGCGGGCCGCCGACCAGATGGTGATGCTCCGCAAGCACTTCGCGAGCCACCCCGAGATCGGCAAGGCCGTCCGGATGATCTCCGACGACGAGGACAACCACCTCGCGTACACCCACGAGGAACTGCTGCGCTTCGCCGCCGCCGGGCATGGCCGCCTCATCCAGCGGACGCTCCGCGAGTGCGCCCTCGCGGAGATCGGCATCTACCGGGACGTCAGCCTCGCCGTGATGGACCACATGGGGCGCATCCTCGGCTGGCCGAAGGCCAAGGCGGCCGTCCTCGCCGCCGGTATCCGCGCCATGTACGCCTACGAGCGGGCCTTCGGCTGGCGCCGCATGGTCACCCTGTCGATGCCGGAACGCCGCGACGCCCTGGGCGGCCCGGCGACGACGGCACCCGAGTTCGCCTGAACCCCCGCCCGCACCCCGACCGTCCTTACGCGCGCGTGCGGCCGAACACCGCCGCACGCGCGCGTGCGGGGGCATTCAGAACACCCCCTAGAGCCACCCCCGCCGCTTGAAGAGCCGGTACACCAACACCTCCGCCACGGCCATCAGCGCGACCAGCGCCGGATACGACCACACCCAGCGCAACTCGGGCATGTGCTCGAAGTTCATGCCGTAGACCCCGGCGACCATCGTCGGGATCGCCGCCATGGCCGCCCACGCGGAGATCTTCCGCATGTCGTCGTTCTGTCGCACACTCATCTGGGCCAGATGCGCCGAGAGGATGTCCGACACCAGCCGGTCCAGGCCCTCGACGGACTCGTTCACCCGGGTGAGGTGGTCGTTGACGTCGCGGAAGAACGGCCGGGCCTTCTCGTCGACGAAGGGCACCGCGGTGCTGTGGTTGCCCGTGCCGGAGAGGCGGACGAGCGGTGCGGCGAGCGGGCCGGTGGCGCGGCGGAACTCCAGCACCTGGCGTTTGAAGGTGTAGATCCTGGACGCCGTGTTCCGTGAACCGCCGACGTCCGGGGAGAAGACCTCCGCCTCCAGCTCCTCCAGGTCGGTCTGGAGCTCGGTCGCCACGTCCAGGTAGTGGTCGACGGCGGCGTCGGTGATCGCGTACAGCACGGACGTCGGCCCCTCGCCCAGCAGTTCCGGCTCCCGCTCCAGACGGCGGCGTACGAGACCCAGGGGCGAGCCCTCGCCGTGGCGGACGGTCACCACGAACGAGTCGCCGAGGAAGACCATGATCTCGCCGGTGGTCACGGTGTCACCGGCCGGCTCGTACACCACCGGTTTGATGACCATGAACAGCGAGTCCTCGTACACCTCCAGCTTGGGCCGCTGGTGGGCCTTCAGAGCGTCCTCGACGGCCAGCGGATGCAGCGCGAACTCCTCGGTGACCAGGGCGAACTCCTTCTCCGTCGGCTCGTGCAGCCCGATCCACACGAAGCCGCCGGACGCACGGGCGGTGGCCAGGGCGTCGGAAAGGTCGTCGGGGCCCTCGGTGCGATGGCCGTCGCGGTAGACGGCGCAGTCGACGATCACGGGAGATTCCTTTCTCCGGTCTCCGGGAGCGTCCTTCCGCCCCCCGGCGCGGTACCGCGCCCCAAAGGGGCGCGGGGCTCTGCCGATATGCGGCTCCGCCGCGTGGGCGCGACCGGCCCCCACCGGCCCGCAGGTTCATCACTGCGCCTCCAGCGGAGCGCCTACGCTGGGCCGCATGCCCACGTTGATCCTTGTCCGGCACGGACGTTCCACCGCCAACACCGAGGGAGTGCTCGCCGGCTGGACGCCCGGTGTCGCGCTCGACGAGCGCGGCGCCGCGCAGGCCGCGGCGCTGCCCGGCCGCCTCGCCGGGCTGCCGATAGCCGAGGTCGTCACCAGCCCGCTGCAGCGCTGCCAGGAAACGCTCCGTCCCCTCCTCGATGCCCGGCCCGAGCTCAGCCCGCACACCGACGAACGCATCGGCGAATGCCATTACGGCGACTGGTCCGGCCGCAAGCTCGCCGAACTGAAGGACGAGCCGCTGATGGAGGTCGTACAGGCGCATCCGACGGCGGCCGAGTTCCCCGGTGGTGAGTCGATGCGGGCCATGCAGCACCGGGCCGCCGAGGCCGTACGGGAGTGGAACGCGCGCGTGGAGCGCGAGCACGGGGCCGACGCCGTGTATCTGATGTGCTCGCACGGCGACGTCATCAAGTCGCTCGTCGCGGACGCACTCGGACTTCATCTGGACCTCTTCCAGCGGATCGCCGTCGAACCGTGTTCCATCACCGCGATCCGTTACACACGCCTGAGGCCGTTTCTCGTCCGTCTCGGCGACACCGGGGACTTCTCGTCCCTGGCGCCGCGCGAGGAGCCCCCGAGCGGTGACGCGACCATCGGGGGCGGTGCGGGGGCACCGTGATCGTCAACCGCAGTAGGGTGAAGCGGTCGCGGGCGGCACGCTGAACCACTCAGCCGCCGACGCGGCCGGTCCCGACGTCGATTCCAATGGAGACAGGACGTGTCCCGTCAGGTGTTCCTCTACGACCCCCCGGACCGCTTCGTGGCCGGTACGGTCGGGCTGCCCGGGCGCCGGACCTTCTTCCTGCAGGCCACCGCAGGACAACGCGTCACCAGCGTGTCCCTGGAGAAGACCCAGGTCGCCGCGCTCGCCGAACGCATGGACGAACTGCTGGACGAGGTCGTACGGCGCAGCGGCGGCAGCGCCTCGGTGCCCGCCGTCGCGCCCACCGAGGTGGCGGACACGGCGCCGCTCGACACTCCCATCGAGGAGGAGTTCCGGGTCGGCACCATGGCGCTGGCCTGGGACGGCGACGAGCAGCGCATGATCGTCGAGGCCCAGGCCCTGGTCGAGCTGGACGCCGACTCCGAGGAGGACCTCGCCGAGGCGGAGGAGCGGATGCTCCAGGACGAGGAGAACGGTCCGCCGATGCTACGCGTCCGCCTCACCGGCGCGCAGGCCCGGGCCTTCGCCAAGCGCGCCCTCGACGTCGTCAACGCGGGGCGGCCGCCGTGCCCCCTGTGCAGCCTGCCGCTCGACCCGGAGGGACACGTATGTCCGCGCCAGAACGGATACCGCCGCGGGGCCTGACGGCCGCCGACCCCGTGGTCGAGCTGCTCGCCGCCGGTGAGCTGACCGTGCGCGGGCGCGTCCGTGAGGCGTCCAACGCGGTGCTGTACTGCACCGTCTCGTACGAGGGCCGAGAGGCGGCCTGTGTGTACAAGCCCGTCGCCGGGGAGCGGCCACTCTGGGACTTCCCCGACGGCACGCTGGCACAGCGGGAGGTCGCCGCGTACGAGGTGTCCGAGGCGACCGGGTGGGCGCTCGTGCCGCCCACCGTGCTGCGGGACGGCCCGTACGGGGAGGGCATGTGCCAGCTGTGGATCGAGGGGGAGCCCGGGTCGGAGCTGCTCGCGCTCGTCGACGGTGAGGAGGCGGGCGAGGGCTGGAAGGCCGTGGGGTTCGCCGAGGTCGGGGACGGGAAGACCGCGCTCCTCGTGCACGCCGACGACGAGCGGTTGCGGCGGCTCGCCGTCCTCGACGCGGTCGTCAACAACGCCGACCGCAAGGGCGGGCATCTGCTGCCGACGGGTGGCGGGCGGCTGTACGGGATCGACCACGGGGTGACCTTCAACGTCGAGAACAAGCTACGGACGTTGTTGTGGGGTTGGGCGGGGGAGTCGCTCACCGACGAGGCCGTGGCTGTGCTGGAACGGCTGCGGGACGGGCTGGGGGAGGGCGGGCCGCTGGCGGCGCGGCTGTCGCCCTTGATCACGGGGGCGGAGCTGGAGGCCACGAGGCAGCGGGTGGCTGCCCTCCTGAAAAGCGGCCGGCACCCGGAGCCCAGCGGAGAGTGGCCGGCGATCCCGTGGCCGCCGGTGTGAGGTGCGCCTCGGCTGTGGCCGGGCGGGGTCGCGCCCCTCAAGGGGCGCGGGGCTCTGCCGATATGCGGCTCCGCCGCGATGGGGGTCCCCCCCCGCTCGAGCGAAGCCGAGAGTGGGGGAGCGACCAGCCACACACAACCCGCGGCCGCCGTACAAGCCGTATCCCCGAGCTATTGGGCGCCCCACCCCGGCCCACCCGCGTACCCCCGAGTCACCAGGCGCCCGGCTTAGCCCCGGAGGGATCGGGTTAGGCTCATGTACATGCATGCCTGGCCCGCTTCTGAGGTCCCCGCCCTGCCTGGCAAGGGCCGCGACCTCCGGATCCACGACACCGCGACCGGGAGGCTCGTCACCCTCGAGCCCGGTCCCGTCGCCCGTATCTACGTCTGCGGTATCACCCCGTACGACGCGACCCACATGGGTCACGCGGCGACCTACAACGCGTTCGACCTCGTACAGCGCGTGTGGCTCGACACCAAGCGGCAGGTTCACTACGTCCAGAACGTGACCGACGTCGACGATCCGCTCCTGGAGCGGGCCGAGCGCGACGGCGTCGACTGGGTGGCCCTCGCCGAGAAGGAGACCGCCCTCTTCCGTGAGGACATGACCGCCCTGCGGATGCTGCCGCCGCAGGACTACATCGGCGCTGTCGAGGCCATCCCCGGCATAGTGCCGCTCGTCGAACGTCTCCGGGACGCCGGCGCCGCGTACGAACTCGAAGGCGACATCTACTTCTCCGTCGAGGCCGACCCGGACTTCGGCAAGGTCTCGGGCCTCGACGCCGCCGCCATGCGCCTGCTCTCCGCCGAGCGCGGCGGCGACCCGGACCGCGTGGGCAAGAAGAACCCCCTCGACCCGATGCTCTGGATGGCCGCGCGCGAGGGCGAGCCCAGCTGGGACGGCGGCTCCCTCGGGCGCGGTCGGCCCGGCTGGCACATCGAGTGCGTCGCCATCGCCCTCGACCACCTCGGCATGGGCTTCGACGTCCAGGGCGGAGGCTCCGACCTCGCCTTCCCGCACCACGAGATGGGCGCCTCGCACGCCCAGGTGCTGACCGGCGAGTTCCCCATGGCCAAGGCGTACGTCCACGCCGGCATGGTCGCGCTGCACGGCGAGAAGATGTCGAAGTCCAAGGGCAACCTGGTCTTCGTCTCCAAACTGCGGCGCGACGGGGTCGACCCGGCCGCCATACGGCTCACGCTGCTCGCGCACCACTACCGGGCCGACTGGGAGTGGACCGACCAGGTCCTCGAAGACGCCGTCGCGCGGCTCGACCGGTGGCGCGCCGCCGTCTCCCGTCCCGACGGGCCGCCCGCCGAGGCGCTCGTCGAGGAGATCCGAGAGGCCCTCGCGAACGATCTGGACGCCCCGGCCGCGCTCGCCGCGGTCGACCGCTGGGCCACGCTCCAGCAGGAGCAGGGCGGTACGGACGAGGCGGCGCCCGGCGTCGTATCCCGTGCCGTGGACGGGCTGCTGGGTGTGGCGCTGTGACATCCTGACTCATAGGGCGCCTCCTTCGACCGAAGGGGGCGCCCTCTTCGTTGACCCGCCGTCAGCCGGTGATCATCAGGTACAACTTCAGCAATCCGTCCGGAAATTGATGTCACGTGACAATCCGGCCGGTAACTGTCGTGACGCTGTCAAGACGCTGTCGTTCGAATGGCGAAGCACTACGGGGACCATCGGCATGTGATGGGGTGACAGAGCCAGTTGAAAGCCGGACCGGCCAGCTGCCGGTCCCTTCGTGGAAGGGACGAACAGTGGCACCCCCGCACTCCTCCTCCGCACCTCACATCAGCCGGCGAAGACTGCTCGCCACGTCGGCCGCGGCCACGGCGGGCGCGCTGCTCGTCGGGGCAACGGCGGCCGGCACCGCGACGGCGGCCGACACCGCGGAGACGGCCGCCGGCACCGCGGAGACGCCCGCGAGTTCCTGGCCCGACGTCATCCCACTGCCCAACGGCTTCCGCCCCGAGGGCATCACCATCGGCGGCGGCCCGTACGCCTATCTCGGCTCCCTCGGAGACGGCTCGATCTACCGCGCCGACCTCCGTACGGGCCAGGGCGGCATCATCTCCGCGGGCCCCGGTACGCCCTCCGTGGGGCTCAAACTCGACGGCCGGGGGCGGCTGTTCGTCGCCGGACGCGGTCAGGGCGCCCGGGTGGTCGACGTGCGCACCGGCGAGATCATCGCGTCCTACGTGCTCACCACGAAGACGCCGACCTTCGCCAACGACGTCTTCCTGACCCCGCGCAGCGCCTGGTTCACCGACTCGTTCCAGCCGGCGCTCTACGCCCTGCCGCTCGGCCGCCACGGCGCCCTGCCGGACGCGGACGAGGCCGTGACGGTCACGCTCAGCGGCGACTGGACCCAGACGCCGGGCGAGACCGTCAACGCCAACGGCATCACCAGCACCCCGGACGGCAAGGCCCTGCTGGTCGTCCAGTCCGGCGTCGGCGGCCTGCACCGCGTCAATCCCAGGACCGGCGTGACCAAGCTCGTCGACCTCGGCGACGCCGCCCCCCTTACCAACGGCGACGGCCTGCTGCTCCTGGGACGGCGCCTCTACGTCGTACAGAACCGCCAGAACGCGATCGACATCTTCAAGCTCTCGAAGGACGGCCGCAGCGGCATCTTCGAGGGCCGCATCACGGACGCGGACTTCGACGTCCCGACGACGGTGGCCGCGTTCAAGAACCGCCTCTACCTGCCCAACGCCCGCTTCACCACAACCCCCACCCCGGACACGACGTACGCCGTTGTCGCAGTGGAACGCTGAGGTCACTTATAAAAACGCGCGGGGAACTGCGCGATCAACCACAACAGGCCCGCAGGTTGTCGCGCAGCGTCCCCAACACAGCTGATCATTCCTCGGACGATTCCTCGTCACCGGCATCCGGCCGTGGCGGTTTGGGCGGCCGCGTACGCCATGTACCGGCCCCCCCGTCACCCCCGTCAGCCGTAGCATGCCCGGTCGGCCCCGCAGGGTTCCCGCCCCCATCCCGGCGCCGCAGATACCGCTCGAACTCCCGAGCGATCGCCTCGCCCGATGCCTCCGGCAGCTCCGCGGTGTCCCGGGCCTCCTCCAGCGTCTGCACGTACTCCGCGACCTCGCTGTCCTCGGCGGCCAGCTGATCCACGCCCACCTGCCACGCACGCGCGTCCTCGGGCAGCTCGCCCAGTGGAATGCGCACGTCGATCAGGTCCTCGAGCCGGTTCAGCAGGGCCAGCGTCGCCTTCGGGTTCGGCGGCTGCGACACGTAGTGCGGCACCGCGGCCCAGAGCGAGACCGCCGGGACGCCCGCGTGCGTGCACGCTTCCTGGAGGATGCCGACGATGCCCGTGGGGCCCTCGTACTTGGTCTCCTCCAGATCCATCCGCTGCGCCAGGTCCGGGTCGGACGTGACACCGCTGACCGGAACCGGACGGGTGTGCGGGGTGTCGCCGAGCAGCGCGCCCAGGATGACGACCAGCTCCACGCCCAGTTCGTGGGCGAAGCCCAGCAGCTCGTTGCAGAACGAGCGCCACCGCATCGACGGTTCGATGCCTCGGACGAGTACGAGATCACGGGGCTTCTCGCCGCCGACCCTGACCACGGACAACCTCGTCGTCGGCCAGGTGATCTTCCGTACGCCGCCGTCCAGCCACACCGTGGGCCGGTTCACCTGGAAGTCGTAGTAGTCCTCGGCGTCCAGCGCCGCGAACACCTCGCCCTTCCACTCCTTGTCCAGGTGCGCGACCGCGGTTGAGGCGGCGTCGCCGGCGTCGTTCCAGCCTTCGAACGCGGCCACCATGACTGGGTCGATCAGCTCGGGAACCCCCTCCAGCTCGATCACCCAGCGCCTCCTTCCGACGTGCCCTCGCGTACGCCTCAACCTTACGGCGTGCCCAGGGGGCCTCCGCAGCCCCCTTGCACGGGGGAGTGAACGGATCAATGCCCCGTTCGCACGGCTCAAACACTCGCGGACCACAGGCGCCCTGAGTGATCGACTTCTCACAGCGACGACCGCAGCCACTGCTCCACGCTCGCGATATGGACCGTCGCCCACGAACGGGCGGCCTCCGCGTCGCGGTCGCGGAGGGCGGCGAGGATGGCGCGGTGTTCGTGAAGGGTGCGGCTGACGGCGTCCTCCTGGGTGAGGCCGCGCCAGATACGGGCCCGGGTGGTCGGGCCGGACAGGCCGTCGAGGAGGGAGCAGAGCACGGAGTTCCCGGAGCTCTGCACGATGCCCTTGTGGAACTCCAGGTCGCAGGCGACCAGCTCCTCCACCGACGGCTCGGTGCCCAGTTTGTCCAACTGCGCGCTCAGTGCGTCCAGTTGCTGCTCACTGATGCGCAGGGCGGCCATCGCGGTGGCCGCCGGCTCCAGGATGCGGCGTACCGCGAGGAACTCCAGGACGGTGTCGTCGCGGTGGAAGTCCACGACGAAACTCAGCGCCTCCAGGAGGAGTTGAGGGTCCAGGCTCGTGACATAGGTGCCGTCGCCCTGTCGTACGTCCAGGATGCGGATCAACGACAGGGCGCGCACCGCCTCGCGCAGGGAGTTGCGGGACAGCCCGAGATCGGCGGCGAGCTCGCTCTCCTTGGGCAGGCGGTCGCCGGGGCGCAGCGCGCCGGAGACGATCATCCCCTTGATCTTCTCGATCGCCTCGTCAGTGACTGCCATGGCGGCCCTCCCTGTCGTTCAGACATCCGATGTCTCAGGCCATTATGGGGCCTCCATCAGCGCCTTTACACGACAAAGGAAAGGGACGGCTCCACCGGCCCATGGATGTGCAGCCGCCCCCTTGGCCTACTGGGGCCTACTGTCCTACTTCTTGTCGAGCAGGTCCTGGACCTTCGCGCGGACCTCGTCCGTCGCCAGCCCCCGGATCGTCAACGTCGTACGCCGCCGCAGCACATCGTCGACCGTCTCGGCCCACTCGGTGTCCCGCGCGTACACGACCTGCGCCCATATCTCCGGCGCGTCGGGGTGCACCCGCTCACCGAGCTCGGGGTTCTCGTTGGCGAGCCGAGCGATGTCGAAGGCCAGCGACCCGTAGTGCGTGGCCAGATGCCGCGCGGTGTCGGCGCCCATGCGGGGCCTGGGCGCGGGCCGGTCGACAAGCAGCCGGTGAGCGACCGCGCGCGGATTCGCGACCCCCGGAAGCGGCAGCTTCTTCGGCAGCCTGGAGACCGGCTCGAAGTCCTCACCCAGCGGGTGCCCCGGCAGCGCCTCCAGCTTCTTCATGATCGTGCGCCCGATGTGCCGGAAGGTCGTCCACTTGCCGCCGGCCACGGACAGCATCCCGCCCCGACCCTCGGTGACGACCGTCTCCCGCTTGGCCTTCGCCGTGTCCCCGGGCCCACCCGGCAGCACCCGAAGACCCGCGAAGGCGTACGTGATCAGACCACGGTCGAGCTGCTGGTCCCGGATCGAGAACGCGGCCTCGTCCAGGATCTGAGCGATGTCCTTGTCGTTGACGGCGACGTCCGCCGGGTCGCCCTCGTACACCTCGTCCGTCGTACCGAGCAGCAGCATGTCCTCCCAGGGGAGGGCGAAGGTGATGCGGTACTTGTCGATGGGGGTGGCGAGCGCGGCTTTCCACGGGGAGGTCCGCTTCAGGACGAGGTGCGCGCCCTTGGACAGCCGGATGGACGGCGCGGCGTTCGGGTTCTCCATCCTGCGCAGGTGGTCGACCCACGGCCCGGTCGCGTTCAGCACCAGCCGCGCGTCGACCCCGAACTCGTCACCGGAGAGCCGGTCGCGCAGCTCGGCACCGGTCACGCGCCCCTTGGTGAAGCGCAGCCCGGTGACCTCGGCGTGGTTCAGTACGACCGCCCCGGACTCGACGGCCGCGCGGACCGTCATCAGGGCCATCCGGGAGTCGTTCATCTGGTCGTCGCCGTACACGGCCACGGCCTTGAGGTTCTTGGTGCGCAGCTCGGGCACGTCCTGCGCGGCCTTCGCCGGCGACAGCAGGTGTCCGACGCCGTCACCGAACGCGGAGAGCGCGGAGTAGGCGAAGACGCCCGCCCCGAGCTTCGCCGCGCCGTGCGGCCCGCCCCGGTACACGGGGAGGTAGAACGTGAGCGGGTTCGCGAGATGGGGGGCCACCTGGCGGGAGACCGCTCGGCGCTCGAAGTGGTTCTCCGCCACCAGCTTCACCGCGCCGGTCTGCAAGTAGCGCAGACCGCCGTGGAGCAGCTTGGAGGAGGCGGAGGAGGTGGCGCCGGCGAAGTCACCGGCGTCGACCAGCGCCACCCTGAGCCCGGACTGCGCGGCGTGCCAGGCGGTGGATATGCCCAGGATGCCGCCGCCGATCACGAGGAGGTCGTACGACGCCTTGGAGAGCTGCTCCCGGGTCTCGGCACGGCTCGGGTTCGAGCCGGACGCCGGGCGCGTCCCCAGGGCAGGCAGGGCTTGCAGGGTGGACTGACTGGTCATGTCGGGTTCTTACTCCTCATCAGAGCTTCGAGATCAGAGCTTCCTGGGCTCTCTCGTCAGCTCTCGTCAGTGCTCGTCTTCGATCCAGCCCATGGTCCGCTCGACGGCCTTGAGCCAGCTCTTGTACTCACGGTCGCGGGTCTCCGCGTCCATGCGGGGGGTCCACTCGGCGGCCCGGCGCCAGTTGGCGCGCAGGTCGTCGGTGCTGGTCCAGAAGCCGACGGCGAGACCGGCGGCGTAGGCGGCGCCGAGGCAGGTGGTCTCGGCGACCATCGGGCGCACCACGGGGGCGTCCAGGAAGTCCGAGAGGGTCTGCATCAGCAGGTTGTTGGAGGTCATGCCGCCGTCGACCTTGAGGGCCGCGAGCTCGACGCCGGAGTCCTTC
Protein-coding sequences here:
- a CDS encoding aldo/keto reductase, with translation MEQRHLGRTGLRVSRIGLGTLTWGRDTDEHDAADMLKVFWEAGGTLVDTADVYGDGEAEYLLGQLMDGLVPRRDLVISTKAGSVPDPDRRFDGSRGHLLAALDASLARLGTDYVDLWHIHAFDPETPLDETLQALDLAVSSGRARYAGVSNFCGWQLAKAATWQLSAPGIRTRLASTQMEYSLLQRGVEREVLPAALDLGVGLLPSSPLGRGVLTGKYRHSTPPDSRGGSEHMAPFVAPYLDDTATGIVDAVQTAADGLAVTPLQVALAWVRDRPGVAAPIVGARNALQLTAALSVETLSLPDEICRALDDVSAPVHHYPDHDWSTL
- a CDS encoding LLM class F420-dependent oxidoreductase, whose translation is MKLGINLGYWGAGMDGDNLAVAQEADRLGYAVCWAAEAYGSDAATVLSWVAAKTERIDVGSAIFQIPARQPAMTAMTAATLDSLSGGRFRLGLGVSGPQVSEGWYGVKFDKPLARTREYVEIVRKAMTRERLSHDGEHWTLPLPGGPGKPLKLTVHPTREHIPLYIAAIGPKNLEQTGEIADGALLIFPSAEHLEDTAIKYLRVGREKAGKTLDGFDVCPTLPLAVGDDKDVTTLADTFRPYTALYVGGMGSRKQNFYNQLAQRMGYEKEAAEIQDKYLAGDKAGAAAAIPHELIDQTTLLGSVERIADRMKAYAEAGVTTLTLAPAGFTLEERVASLRAGSEALERAGLA
- a CDS encoding ferritin-like domain-containing protein, translating into MLSAKSLFQEIVDNDESFRLFCSIAASGEKQGGWENARIAALVPQSERALAPKITRHGADEDKHGRIFNALMKKRGLQPMEVPPETDYTMLLERHGIGLAHDKLKADQPLTVRDIIVYLSHSRVTEQRAADQMVMLRKHFASHPEIGKAVRMISDDEDNHLAYTHEELLRFAAAGHGRLIQRTLRECALAEIGIYRDVSLAVMDHMGRILGWPKAKAAVLAAGIRAMYAYERAFGWRRMVTLSMPERRDALGGPATTAPEFA
- the corA gene encoding magnesium/cobalt transporter CorA, whose translation is MIVDCAVYRDGHRTEGPDDLSDALATARASGGFVWIGLHEPTEKEFALVTEEFALHPLAVEDALKAHQRPKLEVYEDSLFMVIKPVVYEPAGDTVTTGEIMVFLGDSFVVTVRHGEGSPLGLVRRRLEREPELLGEGPTSVLYAITDAAVDHYLDVATELQTDLEELEAEVFSPDVGGSRNTASRIYTFKRQVLEFRRATGPLAAPLVRLSGTGNHSTAVPFVDEKARPFFRDVNDHLTRVNESVEGLDRLVSDILSAHLAQMSVRQNDDMRKISAWAAMAAIPTMVAGVYGMNFEHMPELRWVWSYPALVALMAVAEVLVYRLFKRRGWL
- a CDS encoding histidine phosphatase family protein, which encodes MPTLILVRHGRSTANTEGVLAGWTPGVALDERGAAQAAALPGRLAGLPIAEVVTSPLQRCQETLRPLLDARPELSPHTDERIGECHYGDWSGRKLAELKDEPLMEVVQAHPTAAEFPGGESMRAMQHRAAEAVREWNARVEREHGADAVYLMCSHGDVIKSLVADALGLHLDLFQRIAVEPCSITAIRYTRLRPFLVRLGDTGDFSSLAPREEPPSGDATIGGGAGAP
- a CDS encoding DUF3090 domain-containing protein, producing the protein MSRQVFLYDPPDRFVAGTVGLPGRRTFFLQATAGQRVTSVSLEKTQVAALAERMDELLDEVVRRSGGSASVPAVAPTEVADTAPLDTPIEEEFRVGTMALAWDGDEQRMIVEAQALVELDADSEEDLAEAEERMLQDEENGPPMLRVRLTGAQARAFAKRALDVVNAGRPPCPLCSLPLDPEGHVCPRQNGYRRGA
- a CDS encoding SCO1664 family protein: MSAPERIPPRGLTAADPVVELLAAGELTVRGRVREASNAVLYCTVSYEGREAACVYKPVAGERPLWDFPDGTLAQREVAAYEVSEATGWALVPPTVLRDGPYGEGMCQLWIEGEPGSELLALVDGEEAGEGWKAVGFAEVGDGKTALLVHADDERLRRLAVLDAVVNNADRKGGHLLPTGGGRLYGIDHGVTFNVENKLRTLLWGWAGESLTDEAVAVLERLRDGLGEGGPLAARLSPLITGAELEATRQRVAALLKSGRHPEPSGEWPAIPWPPV